Below is a genomic region from Brassica rapa cultivar Chiifu-401-42 chromosome A08, CAAS_Brap_v3.01, whole genome shotgun sequence.
CACAATTTGACTGGCAAGACCCAAACTTTGACTGTGACAAAGGTGCTCACTCCAGAAGACCCAGATATTGGAGTCAATTTAGAAGAATCCGATGGTGAGAGGGTGAAAAGGGCTGCTGAAAAGATTGAGGGAGAAGAGCCTAAGAGAGCCAAATGTGGCTAAGGTGTGATTAGTGGTGGTTTTATGGTTACTAAAATTCTATgcttcatttcttttcattttcagACCTTGGTTTTGCAACATTGAACTTATCTTTCTTAAAATAACGATGGTTACactcattttaatgttttttcttcAAGTTTGATGTTTGGTTATTTTACTTTTGTTATATCTGATGCTTTTTCCATCTTTGATTGAGCCTTTAACTTTTAGTTTGCTtgcttgatttttttctttcgatACTCCCTTAAACAGAACATGTTATAACTGAGCCTGCACTTAATCATTTCTCTGAAAATGAAGAAACTAAGATTGTTAGTAGGCACAGAAAATGGCTGTGTTTTACCAATCAAACTTTAAaatgattaagaaaaaaaagaaagtgatGCAGTCAATGTGTTTATTTTGCAGTAGATACATGcacattatttttaagtattttgtaGTAGCTATGAGAGCAGCCGTTTTTATataaaagctttttttttttaatatgaaagcttttttttttacgactTATATGTAAgctatgttatatttgaatataaaagctttgttatatttttgaactttaaactatgttttatataaagtttttttaactatgttttatataaagttaaaaaatgtttaattgatttttttgtcaactgatctagaaaatatatattcaaaaaaaaaagctgagaATAAtacttaataaaaaattaattattaatacaaATACATAGTCAAATGAACTATAATGAATATGTGATGTTTGAATGTTTCCACATCATTGATGTTTGGATGTTTGAAGGATTGGGTTATATATATTACCTATGcattcacatatattaattttttttttttttaaatattgtgaTCTAAAACATTACTGTTTTTGGCTTTACGCAAACGGGTTACGAGCATTCAAATCTTATATGTTTTTGGTTAAGTAATAATAGTTCAGGAATAATAAAGATACACGATCCAGTCAAACATAACAAACGATACTGCGTTAGTGCCTCATATAACTCATACTCAGGAACCCCTAATGGACTTTTTGGCTTTACGCACCATTAGCATAATGAACAAACTCCTTATCCAGTGACATACCTGAGATTAACCGGTCAACCGGTCTGAAATCTATTTATTCATCAGGCAACCAGTTCTCTGATTACATTCCTTCCAACCATTTCTCAACAATGGTTTCTCCGAATAAAGCTTGGCACTCAAGCTTCTCTTCATTTTGGATAAATCAGTACCCCTattacaaacaaaaacattgaaACTTATCATCGGGAGTATACCATCAACACACTCCTATTACAAACAGAAATATTGAAACTTATCATCGAGGAGTACACCATCAACCCActtttccgcgcgtagcgcggagaaaggcTCTAGtgttatgttaaaaaaaaaaaaacagactcCATTATTTGGTATGATAAACAAAGGAGTCACGAGTCATAAAGTTGGTGTGTTTTCTGATATTTGAGATAGGAGTAGTCACTGACTGTCCCTAGCTAGTTTACTGTCTAGCAAGAAAACAAcaagttttaaactttttacGATTTTTGTCCCAAGTTTCTCTTCTATACCTGATTGTGTAATTTGATGGTAATTACTTGACCAACACGTTGTTAAAGAcgcaattaatgattttttgtcgtaagaacaaaacaaaagatcTTCTTTACCTGGAACGACCTGTCCAGTGTCCAAGagccaccccccccccccccccccccccagacAAAACGTGTTCTCTGAATTTCAGTTCgatgtttttgaattttctcactTGGGAATTAAATCCACTTGCCAAGCTGTATAGACGTGACTAAATATCCCCTTTGTTTCTATAAATATACATTGAAACAAATATATTGTTGTAACGAATATTGACTGTGGACGTATATATAAGAGACTTGTTGAAAATATTCCAAGATTTGCATGGTTGGCTAATTGATTATTTCCATTTTTACGAAGATTCCTCCTATAACTTTTTCCCCAACCTTCCTTTTCTTTATAGTTGTCTTCCTTGACATTCTTCAAGATCTGTTCtttcattcatttttttattgtttgtcTTCTCTATAAGTGTTCATCACCCTTTACTCAGCAGCCAACTTTTCAGTGAAgtagagagggagagagattaATCCCAACTAAAAGAGGGTTTTCAATATCTGGATTCTTGAGTTTAATCCAGAGAAACTGTGTAGACAACAAAAGATGAAGTTTGGGGAAGAGTTTGATGGGCAGATGGTTCCAGAATGGCAACAAGCTTACATGAATTATCCTTGTCTCAAATCCATTCTTCAGGAAATCCAAAACTCAAGGGAAAGATCAAGAACAGCAGGTGCCTTGAGACCCAAGAAATCTGTTTACCGCAACTTCAGCGGTCTGACAAAGCGGTACAGCCGCGCCGCCTCGTATTTGGATCTCGAAAACCAGGACATTATGGTGAGTACAAGGATTGGCGAAGATGGATTTGAGAGATACGAGACGAGTATCATGAGAGTTGCAGAAGCAGGAAGAGAGTCAGAGCTCGTCTTCTTTAAAACCCTAGATCTGGAGTTCGATAAAGTGAACCATTTTTACCGATCTAAAGTGGATGAAATGGTGAAGGATGCCGTGGGTTTAAACAAACAAATGGATGCTTTGTTTGCTTTCAGAATCAAAGTTGATCGACCTACTTCTCCTTGGACCTCCTCTGAAACAGTATCAGTTGACGTGAATGCCTTGGATTCCAAGGAACAGAGTAAGTTCTCATAGATTGTTTTCTATATCTTAAAATGACTATGAGGTTCTGTGTCCGAAGCCCAAaccattttttaattaatactctTTAGGATAATAGATTTATTTCAACGCCTATGAACCGTTAGCATTTATCCAAGAGTTTTAGTTATTAGATAAACTTCTCATTGGTAATAGTCAATAGATTGTTTCTTTGTTACTGGGTTTAGTACGAAAGGGCAAGAAGTTTGAATCttgttgtgtgttttttttttgtgtgtttgatttTGAAGGGAGGAAGTCATTAGCTGATGAGATGGGAATCGAAATAAAAGAATCCAACGGTGGAGATTCAATAAAAGAGAGCACACCAGAGGCTTTAAGTGTTCTTGACCGTATCAAATTAAACAAAACTCAGGAAACTCCACTGTCCACAATCAGAAACATCCTCAAGCTATCACACCAAGAAGAGCTCAAATTCACAAGAGAAAATCTCAAGAAAATAGAAGAACGGCTCAAGAAAGCTTTTATCGAGTTTTATCGCAAGCTTAGACATCTCAAGAACTACAGGTATGCATATTGTTTCTTAGGCATTCTTAACAAAAAGGCAACTCATAAAGGTGTTTTATTTGATCCATGTTATGTTCATAAATCATAATTATCTCAGCTTCCTGAACACCCTGGCGATTTCAAAGATCATGAAGAAATATGATAAGGTAACACCTGATTTAGTTAGATAATATAAGTTTCTTGATATTTATTTATGCTCTGAGATTTTGTGAGTTAGAAAcaaatttgtaagaattttaatatattaaaaaaatggggacccttttttatttttattttttcttaaaattttggGGGATTCAAAACTAATACTTGGTTTGACTATGCTCAGGACCACCACGGCCATgtatttattaatatgtttttgGTATTTCTTCTCTACCAGATTTCTTCAAGAAATGCAGCAAAACCTTACATGGAGATGGTAGATAAGTCCTACCTCACTAGCTCTGATGAGGTTACTACAACATTTCTACATCAAAAACTTATTATTTCTTCCAGTTCCAGTAATACTACAACCTTTAACCAGAGCTTAATTTACATTTAACAGATCAACAAACTTATGGTGAGGGTTGAGTCTATTTTCGTCGAGCATTTCGCCAGTTCGAACCGAAGCAAAGGAATGAATCTCTTAAGACCAATAGTGAAGAAAGAAAGACATCGTATAACGTTTTCAACTGGTAACTAGAAAACATCCCAAATATAAATCACATTTTATAACAGTTAGTTCATGACAAACTAATCAAAATCTTCTTTCTCAGGCTTTTTTGTGGGCTGCTCAGTCTCTCTAGTGATTGCTCTTGTCTTGTTCATCCATGCACGCAACATAATGGGCACAGCTGGACAAAAACTCTACATGGAGACAATGTTCCCTCTCTACAGGTTCAAACCAAAATATCTATAGACTCATCTCGCTAACTGAACCAGTTGATTTTTGCTGACAAGAATGTTTCTTAAACCATGTTATTCAGTTTGTTCGGATTCATTGTCCTGCACATGATCATGTATGCTTCAAACATATACTTTTGGAAGAAATATCGAGTGAATTACGCATTCATATTCGGGTTCAAAGAAGGAACAGAACTTGGTTACAGACCAGTTCTGCTTCTAAGCTTTGGTCTCGGCACTCTTGCTCTAGCTGCTGTGCTTATAAACCTTGACATGGAGATGGATCCTAATACTAATGACTACAAGACAATCACTGAACTTCTTCCCCTTTTCGTTGTAGCTGTAAGTTGTTCATTATCACTACAACCACAAGAATgttacatcttttttttttttttttttttttatgttacatCGTTATGTTATTACAATAATAACATCATTTCATATTGACAATGTTTTTATACAGATTGTCATGGCCATTTCTGTGTGTCCCTTCAACATTTTCTATCGGTCGAGCCGATTCTTCTTCCTAGCAGTTATATTCCGCTGCATAGCTGCGCCGCTCTACAAGGTACTTTAGTCAGTCACATGGTTAAAAAGATCGATAAACATCTCAACTCAACCTGtcctcatatatatataaacttgcAGGTGAGTCTTCCGGATTTTTTCTTGGCGGACCAGTTAACAAGCCAGGTTCAAGCTCTGAGGAGTCTACAGTTCTACGTATGTTACTACGGTTGGGGAGACTTCAGGCTAAGAAGAAACACATGCAGATCAAGCGATGTATATAACACATTCAACTTCATTGTCGCTGTGATTCCTTACTGGTCACGTTTCCTTCAGTGTGTTCGAAGGTTGATAGAAGAGAAAGATATAAGCCAAGGCTTCAACGCTCTCAAGTATTTGTTGACCATCGTTGCTGTGTGCTTGAGAACAGCTTACAGCCTTAACAGAGGAAACAACTGGAGACTCGCTGCATGGGTTTTCTCGGCCTTGGCAACTTTCTACGGTACATATTGGGACATTGTGCATGACTGGGGCTTTCTTCATAATCCATCTAAGACTTGGCTTAGAGAGAAGCTTCTTGTTCCTAATAAAGCCGTCTACTACGTTGCAATGGTGAGAACTAAAAAAGgaagaacaaaataaatcatgttttagggttttttttaactttgtttctctctctcttctttagGTGGTAAACGTGGTGTTGAGGTTGGCATGGTTGCAGACTGTTCTTGATTTCAACTCCTCTTTCTTGCATAGAGAAACAATGATTGCTCTCCTTGCTTTTCTTGAGATCATACGCCGTGGTATCTGGAACTTCTTCAGGTAACGTCTTCACCAAACAATCGATGAATGTTCCTCAGAAATCATTTCTTCTACTTACGATTTTGGCTTTTGTTTGGGTTGTGACTTACGAACACAGGTTAGAGAACGAGCATTTGAACAACGTGGGGAAGTTCAGAGCATTCACATCAGTTCCGTTACCGTTCAACTACGGCGAAGAGGAAGAGTCCAGATAGTTAGGCATATAAGATTGGACCTACTCAAGGTTGTTCCAAAGAATGGTGTTTCTACTTTGTTAGGGGCCTGCTTGTAAGGAAATTAGCATAAGAGACATGGGATAAAAGTCTTGCCTACGGTTTGTGCTCCCTGCTGTGTGACATTTAAGAAATATATAAGCAAATGATAATGGCATGGTTCCAGTCACAATGTGCACAAATCAGATTCCAAACTAAGATTAGTCCATAGACCTACtggataaataaaaaagaattatgGATGTTAGTTCCAGAAACTGTGACCAGACCTGCAAGCTCTTATAGCATCCAGTGTTAGCCAGACGGCAAAACTATGATAGAAGAGCTTCTAAAACTTGCATTGATGGCGCCACAGAAGAAATGTGGCAGCTTAATGATAAGGCACAAGCTATCGAAACACCTTTGATATGAAAGAGTTACAATCTCAAGATCTCAAAGAGACCTTGACCCCATACACaagatctctctctctgtgttcCATAAATCAGCACGTTGACGAGTACAGTAGGTTATTTTCATGTGAGTTAACATTACCACAATAGTTATAAGAGTGCACCAAATCCAAACCACCATCagttttgttcggtttgaaaGATTCACACCATTACGATTCACAAGCTTTGGAAATGCATTTCATTCCTCACTGTAATCGATCAACGGCCCAAACGCCCAAGAATAGTCGTACAAAGGCCCATTTAGAAGAATATATAACAAGACATGGTCCTCAAGATCCAAAATAGTCAATAATAGGCGTGTTCTTTTGGTAGACGCCGAATGCTGCGGCTGTgtccaaaaaaataaagcacggaggcacaaaaaattaaaaacggtGACGCCATTAATCTCAGCGTCTCTTACGGAGACACAAAAAGTGAAGCGCCGGTGACGCTATTAATTCCTGCGTCTCTTTCACCCATCATTGATTGCCGCTGCGTCTGGAAAATAAGTAAGCTCGGAACCTTCACCGGTGTTGGGTTACCGTAATGAAAGGCTAATTTATTGCCGCTGACGCTGCGTCTAGCGGTTATGAAACGAACAGGGCTAATAATGATATCTTCCCACCTTGTGGGCTCTCTCGCACGTGCACTACCTTTTCATCTTACATCAATTTCTTTCTACTTTCATAGTTTTGTACCAATCTTATGTTCAGTTTCTTCAAGAAAGTAAGGTTGTTCGTTTAATTTATAAACCTATAATAGAACATATGGTTGTTTTCGTTAATAGAAAGAATGGCTTTTAATTCAAAAACTCTGTCAATTTGAAAAAACACACATGTACTCAGTGTCTGTCCTGACCTAAATATTAAAGGGCATCACAATCAGGCCCGATCACAATATGTAAAATATGCATGTATCTCCGTGGTTAGTGGTTGTGTCTCACCTCTAATGAGTGGTTAGTGATTGTGTCTCACCTCTGATGAATCTCTCTCCGTTCTaaaaagatagatttttttaatatttttacacattaaaaaaacacattaaacttcGTTTtcagtaatttttatttttcaataacttttaaccaataataatttaataaagtcaattaactttcttgaaatttacaatttttcatagaaaatacaaaaatacatttttgtgaaaccatttttttttctaacaagtATATCTTAATGGAACGGAAAGAGTATTAGGTCATAGTTTATACTCGACCGGGCTTATGTACTAATGATAATGTGTAAACAAACTCTAATGAAAAGCAGTATTTGAATTCAAATTTAGATAACTCACTCTAATTTCTCATAAACATTAAGAATTCAAATTTAGATAACTCATTATAATTTCtcataaacattaattttaacTTCTGTAATGATTTGACAGGTTGAACAAAGGAGACGGTGTAACTTCATTTGAATGTAATTTAATTACAAATGTGAAATGAAATGATGAATCGATATGGATGACGAGATCAAGAGGTTAAATGCTTGGATTGGGATATCTAGATCTTCTCACGGGAGGAGTTATTATGAAGTGCATGTCATGAACAGTTGCGAATAGTTCGTTTGAATGTGCAGCTTCCCAATACAgctaataatttttcaaaaaaattaatagttgAGTTGATATAGTATAGAAGTCACGAATAGTGTAGTACACATTGCACCATAAGCTAATAGttttgtgattgtttttttCTGTGTATAAACAATCTAATAGTGTTATGAAAACAATGAAAAGTTTCCTGAAGGGATGAATGTCTCAGACATGTACGTCAAAATCATTGTTCTTGCATTTTTACGTATAATACAAACAACAGTGAgggttttgttttcaaatatgTGAATCGAATATTCACATTGTTAAGTCCACGTCTAGATTATTAATATTCAAGATTCGCATTATTGCTCTttcttacaatatttttttcttgtatatTGTTATTCGATGGAGATGTTTAATTAAATCCTATCAATAATAACAGTTTACCAAACCCATCACATCCAGTCGCTTTAACCAGTTGGACAAATCTGAATCTGACTTTGACTTTGAAGTTTGAACATTACTTTTGTCTTGCttatttatatctatttaaATAGGTTATTTAGGTCCATCATGAGCCTTGGTGCATTAAATACTTGGTTTTTGCGAAAAGGAGCATTGAATTAGTCTTGGTTCCATGACTAAGATCTGATGGTGTTTACTGTTTGAAGCTCTAATGTCATCATATATGCTGTAGCATCACCTGTCCTTCAAATATACTGAATCATCCATACCCTCTGGATCCATCAGAAGGTGAGGCTAGCTACATCTAGACTTCTTCTTGCCTATATTGCCTCTAGATTTGGATCTGCAAATTTCA
It encodes:
- the LOC108869335 gene encoding LOW QUALITY PROTEIN: uncharacterized protein LOC108869335 (The sequence of the model RefSeq protein was modified relative to this genomic sequence to represent the inferred CDS: inserted 2 bases in 1 codon; deleted 2 bases in 1 codon) translates to MDDEIKRLNAWIGISRSSHGRSYYEVHVMNSCEYSNVIIYAVASPVLQILNHPYPLDPSEGEASYXSRLLLAYIASRFGSANFTAEFQLAYCERLLAEL
- the LOC103835608 gene encoding phosphate transporter PHO1 homolog 8, giving the protein MKFGEEFDGQMVPEWQQAYMNYPCLKSILQEIQNSRERSRTAGALRPKKSVYRNFSGLTKRYSRAASYLDLENQDIMVSTRIGEDGFERYETSIMRVAEAGRESELVFFKTLDLEFDKVNHFYRSKVDEMVKDAVGLNKQMDALFAFRIKVDRPTSPWTSSETVSVDVNALDSKEQRRKSLADEMGIEIKESNGGDSIKESTPEALSVLDRIKLNKTQETPLSTIRNILKLSHQEELKFTRENLKKIEERLKKAFIEFYRKLRHLKNYSFLNTLAISKIMKKYDKISSRNAAKPYMEMVDKSYLTSSDEINKLMVRVESIFVEHFASSNRSKGMNLLRPIVKKERHRITFSTGFFVGCSVSLVIALVLFIHARNIMGTAGQKLYMETMFPLYSLFGFIVLHMIMYASNIYFWKKYRVNYAFIFGFKEGTELGYRPVLLLSFGLGTLALAAVLINLDMEMDPNTNDYKTITELLPLFVVAIVMAISVCPFNIFYRSSRFFFLAVIFRCIAAPLYKVSLPDFFLADQLTSQVQALRSLQFYVCYYGWGDFRLRRNTCRSSDVYNTFNFIVAVIPYWSRFLQCVRRLIEEKDISQGFNALKYLLTIVAVCLRTAYSLNRGNNWRLAAWVFSALATFYGTYWDIVHDWGFLHNPSKTWLREKLLVPNKAVYYVAMVVNVVLRLAWLQTVLDFNSSFLHRETMIALLAFLEIIRRGIWNFFRLENEHLNNVGKFRAFTSVPLPFNYGEEEESR